atgttcaggttctagaacaacatatgctcccatctagacgtcatctctttcagggaagaccctgcatttttcaacaagataatgccagaccacattctgcagcaaTCCCAACATCATGGCTACGTAGGAGAAGGATGCGGGTACTGAAATGGCCaggctgcagtccagatctttcacctatagagaacatttggcgcatcataAAGAGGAAGGTGCCACAAAGAAGGCCCAAGACGATTGAACAGTTAGAGGCCTGTATTAGACTTGAATGGGAGAGCATTCCTATTTCTAAACTTGAGAAACTTGTCTCCTCTGTCCCCAGACgtctgttgagtgttgtaaGAGGAAGGGGGATGCcacacagtggtgaaaatggccttgtcccaacttttttgggatttgttgacgccatgaaattttgaaacaacatatttttcccttaaattgatacattctctcagtttaaacttttgatctgtgatttgtgttttattctgaataaaatattgacatttgccatctccacatcattgcattcagtttttattcacaatttgtttagtgtcccaacttttttggaatccggtttgtaGATCataaggtgctggcttactattAGTACCTCGAATTAATAAGGGGTAGAGCCTTCTCATGCAAAGCCCCCCAACTTTGGAATAATATTCCAGTCAGTGTTGgggacacagcctcagtctttaagtctaggctaaaaacttacttgtttagtcaagcctttggtaattagtcttccctgttagataaaaggtgcagatctgggcatagagtattatggtaaactgggagtgttggTGCTGTCATCCTGCTGCTCTCTCCTGTTGcagacggtggagtggaggggcGCTGACATCTCAGGAGCGCCTTCATGTCTCTGTTACCTTTCTGGTTTCTCCCTTTTAGTTAGGCTGTAATATTTAGACCTGTCGGATTCTGTGCTGGGTGGCACGATGGCGTGTTGGGTAGCACTTTCGCCTCACatcgaggagggcctgggttcgattcccctgccgggtgaccggggtcctctctgtgtggagtttgcatgttctccccgtgtctgcgtgggtttcctccgggttctccagtttcctcccacagtccaaaggcatgcagtcagaccaattggatgtgctaaattgcccctaggtgtgagtgtgtgagtgtctgtctgtgtctgtctgtctgccctgtgatggactggcgacctgtccagggtgtatcctgccttccgcccgaagactgctgggataggctccagcaccccaccgtgaccctgacggagaagcggcttggaaaatggatggatggatggatggattctgtgctgctctctgtaaatactgtaatctgtgatcagtcactctttacagaactaaatctctgtgtgtttccgtttctttgctgagttgaacaGCTGTCCATCCTGTGCATCTGAAGCTGTtgctgccttgatcgggtgcccaTTGCTTGCCAGCCTTCTGGTCCGTTTCAGACTTTaggaccgttttgaccaccattgagcttaaTGCTatacaacactgtgcaaaccTCAACTGCAAGGACTCACCCTCCtgacgctgctgctgctggtgcataaactaaaactaatctaattaaccattGCTCCCCCTGTTTTTTCCCCGttttgtattctaatattttatactaacactgtttgctatctggtgtcgaccagaggaggatggtttccccttttgagtcttggtttctctcaaggCTTCTTCCttatgctcttagggagtttttccctgccactgttgccatcggcgacactcatgggggcttggagctggatttttctgtaaagctgctttgtgacaacagctGTTGTAAAAAAgaagtatataaataaactttgactcgACTAGACCTGAATTTGCTCAATTACCAACACTGTTATAAAGCATCATTTCCAAATAATGGAACTCTAACTTATAAGTTAGAGGCCTTATGTGGTCTTCTTGAAGTTAATAGCATAAGCTGTTTATTCAACATATTCAACAAATAAGGTGAAAACTTTATGGCTTCTTCAATATTCTTATTCAGCAGCTGGATCATCCTATTGAATTGGttcaaaatacatttcaaacttCACATATCAACATcaccaacctttttgaaactgaGAGCTACTTTATGGTTACCGAGTTATACGAAGGGCTACCAGTTTGATGTGCTCTTCTTAAAAACATTTGCTCAGTTTGCCTTtagttatatattattaataatgattaatgatACTTATCTATGTGAAGACACTGATCAGATTAATGAATAATTTCTCACAATAATTATCAACAATGACAACAAGGTGGAAAACAGATATCAATATTCAGCACTTTATCTCTATTAATCTcagcaatttttacattttctgatgatCACTTACATCACTACATGTCATAGcaaaaatgtctcattttcaCTAGCCACTGATATATCCTTTTAACAAATCATGAACTGTGTTGCAGCATGTTTCAAAAAGCTATCAATTATGTAATGTTAAAGAAAAATCAACtggcatattttgaaataaatcttCTCACATTTGGAACTAAAGATCAAATCTGTGATATTTAAAGCAAATATATAACTGTTATATATCATGAATGCACTTTTAAATTGAACACAATTCTTCAATATTTTAATTCAACTTTGCCATTGACAACATCTTGTATCTGTTTCTTTGTTAGTGGGAAGACTGGCATTGCATACTGTTCACCAGTGTATTGTAATCTGGTGTGTAACTTGACACTGCAACTGTGAGTGAGTCTTTCAGATGTGCATCAGTGAGGCGTGTTCTGTGTTTGTTCTTGATGAAGTTCATGTCAGAAAAAGCTGATTCACAGAGATAGGTTGAACCAAACAGGCTGGCAACCTTCATAGCTGCTGTGCATACACCACTGTACTTCTCTGTGTCAAAAAGGCACCAAAAGTTTGGTGCAGCCTGGTAGGCTTTGAGGTGAAggtcattttgaaatgttatgaTTTCCATTTCCACCTGTCCAGCATCCAAGTTGAACGTAGCACTTAGTTGCTCAGCAAAGCATGTTGTGTCCCCATCCATGAAAGGATTGGAAATGAATGACACACATGACTCAAGCTGATTAAGATTAAAACTATTCTCAAACTCTTGCCCAAGTCTGTTTATGACTTCATAGTACTTTTCTGCAACTTTGTCAAATGTCTCAGATGCAGAAGCATTGTCTTTCAGCACCGACTGCACAGAGGGAACgtgcagaaccctttttcttTGTAAATCTGCTGAGAAAGCATTCATTTTGgctttaaatgcatttacagCACTTATCATATCGACAACAGTCTGACCTTTGCCTTGCAGCTCGCAGTTCAAGTGGTTTAGTTTCCCAGTAATGTCCGTCAAAAATGCAAGGTCAAGTGTCCACTCTGTGTCCTCTAGCAGTGAGACGTCTTCACCTTTGGACTGCCTGAACTCTTTGATTTCACCCAAAAGTGACAAAAAACGAAGTAACACTCGTCCTCTACTGAGCCATCGGATTTCTGTGTGTAGCAGCAGGTCACCATATTCAGCTGACATCTCCTCCAATAGCACCTTGAAAATCCTGTGCTGTTTTGCTTTGGAGTGAATGTTGTTAATGATTTTCAAAAAGGGAGTCATCACGTGTCCAAAGCCGATCACTTTCGCACATAACGCCTGCTGGTGAATGATGCAGTGgtaatgcagaaattttgggaaGTCTGGGTCACCTTTACAGTGAGCAATGAAACCTGTATGTCGGCCGATCATAGCAGGAGCCCCGTCTGTAGTCACGACTACCAGCTTTCCCAATGGTACCTTTTTCTGCACGAAAAACTCCTTCACCATATTATAAATGTCATCTCCTCTCGTAGTTGTCTTTAAGGGCAATAGTGTCAGGAGTTCTTCTCTTGTGGAGAAGTCTTCAAACACCATCCGGATAAAAACCAACAGCTGcgctgtactgctgctgtccaCGGACTCGTCACACTGGATGCTAAACCACCTGCACTTCACCAGATCCTGGTCCAACTGATCCACCAAGTTACCAGACATAGCTGACACTCGTCTAGCCATCGCAGATGCCTCCAGTTGGACGTCGGAGAGAGTGGAGATTAGATCGGTTCcatttttctcatctttcaatGCAATGTTAGCAATTATTAACATTGCTTCTTTGACAACTTCTCCATCTGAAAATGCCTTCTTCTTCTTGATCAGAAAATGTGTAGCTCTGAACGAGGCTTCGGTtgctttttgtgattttttttgtgtaaccAAAGCTGCCTTTAGCTCACCGACTTTTTCTGCCCTTAGTGCGCTTCCAGGTGGAGAGTTAGCATTGTAGCTTTTGTGACAGGTAGTGAAGTGTCTCTCGACATTGTGCCGCTTTGGTATCGCCACAGCTGCCCCGCAAATGAGACACATGCAGGTTTCTTTAACAGTCGTAGAGAAGAACTCTACCTCCCATTCGTTGCGAAAGTGATACGTTTTTTTTCTGGGGTAAGAGACTGCATGCTGTGCCTGCTAGCCCGCTAGTTTACTCTCCACGATCACTGGTTTTGTCATGCGTAGAATACTGACCTTTGAACTACTCTAGACAAAAACTAAGAGTTAACCTCAACTTATCTAAACTTCATGCATAATGAACAtaattttaagatattttaagataagatatatatatatatatatatatatatatatatataatacaagtGTGGTTAAAAAAGAATAGCAACAGAATCAAATTAGATTTTAGATGCAGCTCACAAGTGAGTTGTGCTATTTTTAGAACAGATCTGCGGGCGACTCATATGATCCTTGCGGGCGACCTGGCGCCCACGGGTACCGTGTTGGTGACGCCTGCCCTAtatcttaattatgtttattttattaaaacaaacgaCTAAACATTGCCATTGAAACTTTATCAAAGGTTTTAGTAGTgacttcattaaaacacaaaaaatagtccaccaaccaaaaacatccagccaacagcatcctgtgggcagcatcctgtaaccactgatgaaggactagaaaatgaccaacacaaactgtgcagcaacagttgAGCTATTGTCTTTAACATCTCCAagatggaccaacaaggtaggcaGGTATACAGGAATAAAGTGGACagcgagtggacacagtgtttaaaaactccagcagctctgctgtgtctgatccactcagaccagcgcaacacatactaacacaccacgaccacgtcagtgtcactgcagtgctgagaatgattcatcacccaaataatacctgctctgtggtggtcctgtgggggtcctgaccattgaagaacagggtaaaatgggcctaacaaagcatgcagagaaacagatggactacagcctgtaattgtagaactacaaaatgcacctatattgTAAGTATAGCTGAAGTGGACAAAGAGTTTAGAAACAATTAGGTGTACTTAATGAGGTGTCCAGTCACTGTACACATAAATGTGATTTCACATAAACTCTCCCAGAAAACATTGTGTTCCCTGGCACATCTTGACCTTTGCACAACTGAAATACATCATTTTCCTTCATGCCATAGTAGCATAAAACTGTTACATAAAGGGGAAAGAAAATGATAACCAATTGTCACGCCTGCTCCACATACTCTTCCACATACTCTTCAGGACTACAATTCCCAAGATCTATTGCAGGATCACATGACCCAGGACGCAACACCATTGGCCTATCAGAGATCCAGATCACCTGAAGACTGAATCCTCACAGCTGTGTAGTATGGTCATGTGATAGTTTTGGATatttataagcccaggctttattTCAGatctttgtgaagtattgttttctttggagacttaCTGAGCGCTCTTtcctgtgtttattgtgtgctgtCTGCAGGATCACCAGCACTAgtgttactgtactgtactaggAGTACTGTTAGCTATAAATAACAGCCAGGCTAATAGGTTAGCTTTTCATACTAAGAagccttttttttaatgattttctctctattttctttttttctttctagagCTTTGGCATAATTAATATTAAAGTGTGTTCATGTGGTTAAATGCCAATATTAATCCACCACATAACTGCAATTTGCTGCAGCCCGCATGCACAATCTAATTCATGCTGCCTTCAAGTCCTCCCAGGCAGCTCCTACTTATGTGTTCAGAGGTTGCATGTACAAAGTGATATAAGTTCAAGGTGTTTTGGTTGAAACAAAATGGATACCCTGGGAAAAAGTTCAAAACTGCAACAAACTGAAGAGCAGAGGATGCGTATTaggtgagtaatgtttttaaCCAGTTAGCATCACGAAGTATATCATAGTTGTTGGGGTAAAACCCTCACATCTTCATTTGATATTGTGTgatgaatgaacaaataaaaatggttcaaatttactttaaaataaattccattgtattaatttatattttaaattcaagaacatttttccttcttctgaaaagttatcattttgtagATGAGAGTAGGATTGCAGTCTATAGTCCTCATATGTGAATGCTAAATAACTAAAGCACAGCCAGTTTACAAAACCACCGATACTTTTTATTGACACACCCATTGAAGTAAGTTGAGGCTCATTGAAAAATCCATGTGTTCTGCTAGTAAAATTCTGACATTGTTATTGTGTTCTTGTGCGCTCATTTCATGAATATTTTATATGACATTTTCAACATGACTTGAAGGCAGCATAAAAATTCTAAATTCAACCAAACAGAGCAATCAGTGAGGGCCCAATCTAACAACTGCTAACAAGCTGCTATAGGTGAGGCAGTTGGAGTTATTTGGAGTTACAGAATTATGCTGATCCATTATTATTGTACATTGAATTGAAATgtgcaaagacattttaaaataattcatcaTCAATAATAACATCATCTCATGTTAATTCCTCATGTCCAAGTGATGCTAATGGCAGCTAACATTCAGAAGCTGTCCAGCTCCAGGGGGAATTAAGTTAACACTGACATGACAGATGTTACTGTAAATACTATCATTATTACACCAGAATAAGAGTTCTTGTTATAGCAAGCAAATCTCAGACAAGACAAATGGGAGGTAACTGTCAGTTAGCTTGTTATCAGCCAATTTGGCTAATTAACCCTGTTAGAATTTGTATTATTGACGTTTTGTCAGGTAACTATATTTTAAGATGATGTGATGAAACTGATCCTAAATCAGCACACACTGGTACTTCTAACTTTTATTGTCTTGCTAAACAGCCACAGTATTTGTCATAGCATAGCAGTTGTTATGACCATAGTTTTTGACCATAGATTTTTTGATTGACCTCTTGATTTTGGCATTACAAGCAACATATTGTCTACATAAGCCAAAAATGCATGTATAAATACATTCAGAAATACCCTCTTTGGTAGGGGTATGAGGATGGGGagtagggctggttcattggtagggatATGACAATAGGGAGACAggactggttcattggtaggagTATGAGGATATGGAGAAAGaactggttcattggtaggggtaggAGGATGGGGAGAGAGGACTGATTCACTGGTAGGGGTATGAGGATGGGAGAGAggactggttcattggtagggatGAGGAGACAAGACTGGTTAAATGGTGGGGGTATGGGGATGATGAGTAGGGCTGGTCCATTGGTAGCAGTATAGGAATGGGGACACAGgtctggttcattggtaggggtattgGGATAGGAAGTAGGGCTGGTTCATTTGTAGGGGTATGAGGATAAGGagtagggctggttcattggtaaggggatggggatggggagacaAGCCTGGTTTATCGGTGGGGGTATGGGGATGAGGAGTAGTGCTGGTTCATTGATAGGGGTGTGGGGATGAGGagtagggctggttcattgataggggtatggggatgaggagtagggctggttcattgataggggtatggggatgatgagtagggctggttcactgataggggtatggggatgaggAGTAGGACTGGTTCATtgataggggtatggggatgaggAGTAGGGCTGGTTTATtgataggggtatggggatgaggAGTAGGGCTGGTCCACTGATAGCAGTACAATAATGGGGAGACAGGTCTGGTTCATTGGAAGGGGTATGGGAATGGGGAGACAAGGCTGGGTCATTGGtagaggtatggggatgggAGACAGGGATGCTGAGCCTGAAGCTGCATCTGTTGGGCCTGGCATCAGGCAGGGTCAGGGTCAAATGACTTAGtatcatacaaccccaattccaatgaagttgggacgttgtgtaaaacctaaataaaaactgaatacgatgatttgcaaatgcttttcaacttatattcaattgaatacactacaaagacaagatatttaatgttgaaatggatatactttatattttttgcaaatattcactcattttgaatttgatgcctgcaacacattccaaagaagttgggacaggggcatgtttaccactgtgttacatcacctttccttttaacaacactcaataagcgtttggcaactgaggacactaattgttgaagctttgtaggagGAATTCTTtgccattcttgcttgatgtacaacttcagttgttcaacagtccggggtctccactgtcgtattttgagcttcataatgccccacacattttcaatgggagacaggtctggactgcaggcatgccagtctagtacccgcactcttttactatgaagccacgctgttgtaacacatgcagaatgtggcttggcattgtcttgttgaaataagcagggatgtccctgaaaaagacattgcttggatggcagcatatcttgctccaaaacctgtatgtacctttcagcattaatggggccttcacagatgtgcaagttacccctgccctgggcactaacacacccccacaccatcagaaatgctggcttttgaactttgcgctgataacaatccggacagtccttttcctctttggcccggaggacacgacgtccatgatttccaaaaacagtttgaaatgtggactcgtcagaccacaggacacttttccactttgcgtcagtccatctcagatgagctcgggcccagagaagccggcggtgtttctgggtgttggtgatatatggcttttgctttgcatggcagagttttaacttgcacttgtagatggagcgatgaactgtgttcactgacactggttttctgaagtgttcctgagcccatgtggtaatatccgttacagaatgatgtcggtttttaatgcaggatGTATTCATCCACTGAGTAAATATGCACTATTTACTGTAAATcgtaatattttatgatttataacattcctttattgttagaattaatatttttcaaatactttttctacattttgaaatgtaaaaattcatcaaatatatatattttccacagATTGAGTTCCACAGAAAACCCGCGAAGTAGCGAAAATCTGGGATATGttttttccattaatattttttgaaaacctGCAAAAGCTTTTTTGAGTCTGCAAAAGGTGAACCGCGAAGTTGCAAGGGAACACTGTATATAGTATACAGATTTAGCCAGCCTTGAAGGCATGTTGATAGGTTGAAAATTCTCAGAATGGAAACCTCCTTCTATGGTTTATGTCAGGTCCCCCAGAACTTTCGGCTTGGGGGGCCAAAGTGCAATGTTAGTGGTGGCGAgggccaaaaagaaaaaaacaatatatgaaCAAAGAAAGTAGGTAGGTTTCCAAAGACAGttcttaaaatgtcttttatatCACGACACTATATTTTGTTActaaaatagttttatttttcccctggGGACCATATaatgtttgtgtaggttttatTTACCGAAGACTGTCATAATTCAATTTCACAGGGTTTTTGTGACAACACAAAACAATGCATTCAACGTGGTTGTTTTTTGAAGCTGAGTTTCTATAAACAGATTGTATGGAATGAGATGTGAACAGGTCAGCTACAGTTGGAAGTATCTTTCAAAGAATACTCCTGAGACAATGAGATTGATTGGTTGTAGCTGTCCTGATCACATGCCGGACTATTTTAGAAGGCATGAGAAGCATCACATTGTGAAATAGTGGGCTGTACATGTCTAAGCTCCACAGTATAGTCTTAGACTGTTTGCATGGTTTTCATAACACAGTAATTGTGCCTGTGAGTTGTCATTCAGTCACACATAGAAAACTTGTAGTGCATTgtttcagaaaaacagatgtgCGAGTCACACACATAGTAATAATATAGGTTCAGATAATAATGGTTCAAATGTGTATATCAGtaccacatgaataaaatatattacatcagcacAGTTCTATCTTCcactttacttacttttggccATCATTGTGTTGATACTACAATGTGAAATACATTTCACTAATGTAGGAATAATGCacacatttgaatattttaaaatcagtgaaGCTTAAAAGACTTCAAGTTTGTTTTGTTCCTcactgtgatgtatgtgtgaATAATGTACCCAGAAAATGACTGATTTCAATAATAAACTAACCACAGTTACCATCACATGATGTTTTGCTTTTGGTAGAATGGATCAGTGATGTACATACCTGAGGTAAGACGCAATAAACAAGACAgtttgtgaaatgcaaataaagaaaTGCACAAAAGGCATACATTTATAAATCCACTTTGgcctgtatttaaaaaaaaacaatacaaagataagataatttatgttttgtttagtCAGTTTCATTGTTTTCCATAAATATGCAGGTTCCGAAATGGGGCAATTTAAGACTGGGAAAGTTATGAAGTGTTCAAAAACAAGACTGGTGATGCTGTAATGCTTGCTTATAAAGGGAAATATCCAGGAAAAGCCAATACCTTTGTAAGCAACGATGGGTTTAGTCTCAGCACTTTGCAAAAATGCGACAGCAAATAAtgcaacagtttaagaacaacattcctTGTGAGTGAAAAGGCAATCTAGAGAGATTTCTGTGCATATAAGGCAAGACTTAAAACCACAATTGAATtcctgtgaccttcaatcctTCAAAAGGTACAGTATTAAAAATCAGCATACTTTTGTGTTGAATATCATTACATGGGCTTGGGAGCATTTTGATAAACTGTTAATAAACACCATTCATTAGTTTGCATCTGTATGCAAACTAAGACTGAACTATGTACAGTGGAAGTCTTATGtcaacagcatccagaaacactgcctatttctctgggctcaagctctaCTAAAATGGCCTGATGcgcagtggaaacatgtatgATGGTCTGATGAGTCAGCCTTTAAGACTGCTTATTGAAACAATGAATGTTGTGTTTTTCGAGTCAGTGAAG
This portion of the Pygocentrus nattereri isolate fPygNat1 chromosome 1, fPygNat1.pri, whole genome shotgun sequence genome encodes:
- the LOC108425307 gene encoding general transcription factor II-I repeat domain-containing protein 2A-like yields the protein MTKPVIVETVAIPKRHNVERHFTTCHKSYNANSPPGSALRAEKVGELKAALVTQKKSQKATEASFRATHFLIKKKKAFSDGEVVKEAMLIIANIALKDEKNGTDLISTLSDVQLEASAMARRVSAMSGNLVDQLDQDLVKCRWFSIQCDESVDSSSTAQLLVFIRMVFEDFSTREELLTLLPLKTTTRGDDIYNMVKEFFVQKKVPLGKLVVVTTDGAPAMIGRHTGFIAHCKGDPDFPKFLHYHCIIHQQALCAKVIGFGHVMTPFLKIINNIHSKAKQHRIFKVLLEEMSAEYGDLLLHTEIRWLSRGRVLLRFLSLLGEIKEFRQSKGEDVSLLEDTEWTLDLAFLTDITGKLNHLNCELQGKGQTVVDMISAVNAFKAKMNAFSADLQRKRVLHVPSVQSVLKDNASASETFDKVAEKYYEVINRLGQEFENSFNLNQLESCVSFISNPFMDGDTTCFAEQLSATFNLDAGQVEMEIITFQNDLHLKAYQAAPNFWCLFDTEKYSGVCTAAMKVASLFGSTYLCESAFSDMNFIKNKHRTRLTDAHLKDSLTVAVSSYTPDYNTLVNSMQCQSSH